The region ACATCTTCAAAGAAGTACATTGATCTTTGTACTTTGATTTCAAATACACATGCATAAAGCTTGAGGTTTTTTGTGAACTGCAGGCAGCAAGTCTTGAtctaaataaagacaaatgtTATGCATGAGACATTCAGGTAACTGAGTTGAAAGAATGTACAGTACGGATAAACACTGAAAACCCTAAAATGTCTTCACAGGGATTGAAGATGTCaagaaaaatctgtttctgTGTAGCTGTGTGCATTATTCTGAGCTCGGTGCACGCTGCACGGAAAACTCTGAACTCCATCACCGATCTGATCAACTGCCCTCTTTCTGAGAACACAAACATATTAGAGCTGCTTTACTGGTTTGCCCATCAAGTTGACATTGATGGTTACGTCCGGCTTACCTTTGACCCCAACTCTGATTATGGCTCACATCATTatgaaaattttgaaaaatttcTAGATCCACTGCCTAGGGGCCTACAACACTACACAATTGGTAATCTTTATGAAGATGATTCAAAATCACTTCCATCTTATGTAAGAAAACCCCACAGGAGGAATATTGACCTTAACAGAGCTCGGATCATAATTAGAGTCAACGTGGGACCTCAACGTAGACAAATAATAGACCAAGTGTACATCACTCAGCACTCTGATGAAGGAACAGTTTATGATCCAAACCATACATACATAATCACGACCGGCCTTTTACAGGGAATCAGGCGGAGAGAGATTTATGAACTCCAACAACTTGTCAGTAGTTCCCAGAGAGGAAACGCATCTACACGTCTACACGGATCGTCCGTTTCGTTCACCCAACAGTCTCAACATAACCCAAGAACCAACAACAATGATTATGACTTCTGGAAGAATGTCTGCATCACCATTCTTatctgtatttgtatttttgttctgCCTTTCTTAGGCAATATGAATAATAGGAAATAAGAAGATATTTCCAGACACTATGCCAACCTGTAAATGTGTTGCTTTgtcattgttgaaaaaaagctAGAAAACCTTAAATTGTAAGATTTTCTgaaaatttagcttttttagAACTGGCTACAAAATTATTTGTGATAAAGGAATCAATAAATCTTTTATATAAACATTCTATAAATGTAATTACTAGCTTTTCTATATAAAATAATGCGTACCTCTTTGAAATCAGttgtaatatttttctaaaatgtgtGTCACACTCAAAATGTCCACTCTGTTGTCATATTTTTCACTGAAACAATTATAGAGACTTGACTCTGAAGCATTTGATGGGTGATTTGTTAAACTGTACTGGAAATGAATTTGAACCTAATCAAGTGCAAGGTGCACTATAGTGTGAATTATTAAACATGAATGCGTGCACATTTGAGACACAGCAATAGTACACAGTCACATCAACTGTGTCAGAAAATAAATACTGATAAGGTTGTGAATAAAATTCTCCAGTTTATTAACCACACAACTCAACCCCAACAGATAATAGATTTTTAGAGGATTGGGGGCATCAAAATATTAGATCCAATCACAAAGCGGTTTCAAGATACAGCCCAATGAAatttgaaaatatgaaacatttataCACAAGATACCCAAAAGTATGGTGCCTTCAGTGTATGCATTAGTTTATCCAACAGCACAAAAAGCTGCATGGTAAGCTGCTTGTGTAATTGAGAATACAAGTGTACTTCCAGTCTTACTGGATTTTAAGGAATTGCGCTATTGTACAATTTTGAAAAGTGAGTATTATGAATTCAGCACTTGCTTAAGTTACAACTTTCAGATAACagattttacagtttgtttttttttcctgacacAAATTCAGCAGTTCACAACAGTTACCCCAAGGAAGAAAGTGTTAATTTTTTCCAGGTACGTGAAGTAGGACAAATTACCTTGATAATATAAACTAAAATATGATTAAACACTTTTATTTACAGCTACTTTCATTGACAGCTACTGTGCAATCCAAACATTATGGACTATTTAGATTTCTCAGTTTCAAAGCAGATGcacattttaagcatttaaactagttcaaaacacacaaaaaacaggatCTTGCTGTTTGAgcaattt is a window of Girardinichthys multiradiatus isolate DD_20200921_A chromosome Y, DD_fGirMul_XY1, whole genome shotgun sequence DNA encoding:
- the LOC124864320 gene encoding uncharacterized protein LOC124864320 is translated as MQGLKMSRKICFCVAVCIILSSVHAARKTLNSITDLINCPLSENTNILELLYWFAHQVDIDGYVRLTFDPNSDYGSHHYENFEKFLDPLPRGLQHYTIGNLYEDDSKSLPSYVRKPHRRNIDLNRARIIIRVNVGPQRRQIIDQVYITQHSDEGTVYDPNHTYIITTGLLQGIRRREIYELQQLVSSSQRGNASTRLHGSSVSFTQQSQHNPRTNNNDYDFWKNVCITILICICIFVLPFLGNMNNRK